In Cryptococcus depauperatus CBS 7841 chromosome 4, complete sequence, a single window of DNA contains:
- a CDS encoding defective in Cullin neddylation protein 1: MPLGKEHQAVTQFKAITGLSSSDASKYIKKYRSLEAALDAFYNEPSKVDPSQERRLGEIWERYKDPSDSKLIKIDGTMELCEALEIDPSSDPVLFCLAADLGSKATGEWAKEPFVTGIASYPGNIDSLPKLKKYLPLLRNKLYTDPVYFKKVYTHSFTLAKGGDTLVRSLALDTAIELWTLFFPPAIQSRPSALSHFPDDSTQFGLQEFDYWIEFVKIKNRAISRDTWILLVDFARTIDKDLTTYDDEGAWPSMIDDFVEYVREIKTSKS; this comes from the exons ATG CCTCTAGGAAAAGAACACCAAGCAGTGACCCAATTCAAGGCGATCACTGGTTTATC TTCTTCAGACGCCAGCAAGTATATCAAAAAGTACAGATCTCTCGAAGCT GCTCTTGATGCCTTTTACAATGAACCCTCCAAAGTGGACCCATCGCAAGAGAGGAGACTGGGCGAGATATGGGAGAGATACAAGG ACCCTTCAGACTCCAAGCTGATCAAGATTGACGGTACCATGGAACTCTGTGAAGCGCTCGAGATTGATCCCTCATCT GATCCTGTACTTTTCTGTCTTGCAGCTGATCTGGGATCAAAAGCTACTGGCGAATGGGCAAAAGAACCGTTTGTGACTGGAATTGCATCCTACCCAGGAAA TATCGACTCGCTCCCAAAGCTGAAAAAGTATCTCCCTCTGTTGAGAAACAAGCTCTATACAGACCCGGTTTATTTCAAAAAAGTATACACTCATAGCTTTACACTCGCAAAAGGAGGAGATACCCTTGTTCGATCACTTGCGCTGGATACTG CTATCGAACTGTGGAcgctcttcttccctcCTGCCATCCAGTCTCGCCCATCTGCTCTTTCCCATTTTCCTGATGACTCTACACAATTTGGGTTGCAGGAATTCGATTATTGGATAGAATTTGTCAAGATCAAAAACAGAGCTATTTCTCGAGATACTTGGATTCTGCTGGTTGACTTTGCTCGAACTATTGACAAGGATTTAACCACttatgatgatgaaggagcGTGGCCATCCATGATTGACGACTTTGTAGAATATGTAAGAGAAATTAAAACGTCCAAGAGTTGA